From Fervidobacterium sp., the proteins below share one genomic window:
- a CDS encoding TldD/PmbA family protein — translation MKTTNFEIFKDKIFALAKEKNVEVQISYSKNRNFQVRYQNGTMDQYTDAGKFKITVSVLKDGKLGSSYTETLDAAERVFEDAYENISIIDSEDTEYFYDGKGNYPNIQPYNMEFENLSVSQRLSYVESAHKKIRESELILSDIAVYGDQMVESRIVNTLGLDVAFTSGGGFMYSMAVAKDTSPRSAFEFIVGKKPEQIDPSFVGIRARDEAIALIGSRSVKSGKYRIILRNNVFADILGLFIHMINADNVHKNLSPLKGKLGEKIAAEKLSIKDVPCHPLSIIASPFDTQGVPTREKFIVENGVLKTYLHNLKTAKKDGVEPTGNAQGASIAPINLLVQPGEKTFDQLVQALNDGVIIIEVEGMHSGANPISGNFSLGAKGFRVENGKITTGIEQITISGNFLELLQKVEDVGTDLIASIGNGGIVVPSVLISEIDIAGNA, via the coding sequence ATGAAAACAACGAATTTCGAAATTTTCAAAGACAAAATATTTGCACTTGCGAAGGAAAAGAACGTTGAGGTACAGATAAGCTATTCAAAAAATCGAAATTTTCAAGTTCGATACCAAAACGGTACTATGGATCAATATACTGACGCAGGAAAATTCAAGATAACCGTCTCTGTTTTGAAGGACGGAAAGTTGGGTAGCTCGTATACAGAAACATTAGATGCAGCCGAAAGAGTCTTTGAGGATGCATATGAAAACATTTCTATAATCGATAGTGAGGACACTGAATACTTTTACGATGGAAAGGGAAATTATCCGAACATACAGCCATACAATATGGAATTTGAAAATCTTTCAGTGAGTCAAAGGTTGTCATACGTAGAAAGCGCACATAAGAAAATACGAGAAAGTGAACTCATCCTAAGTGATATTGCAGTATACGGCGATCAAATGGTTGAATCAAGGATCGTTAATACACTTGGACTTGACGTTGCATTTACCAGCGGTGGTGGATTCATGTACTCAATGGCAGTTGCAAAAGATACTTCTCCAAGATCTGCTTTCGAATTTATTGTTGGAAAAAAACCCGAACAAATTGATCCATCTTTTGTTGGTATACGGGCTCGAGATGAAGCAATTGCTTTGATTGGTTCAAGATCAGTGAAGAGTGGCAAATATAGAATTATTTTAAGGAATAATGTTTTTGCAGATATTCTGGGATTATTTATTCATATGATCAACGCGGATAATGTGCACAAGAATTTATCACCTCTCAAAGGTAAACTTGGAGAAAAAATTGCGGCTGAGAAGTTAAGTATCAAAGATGTTCCATGCCATCCATTGAGTATAATAGCCTCCCCATTCGATACACAAGGAGTTCCAACGAGAGAAAAATTTATCGTAGAAAATGGTGTACTTAAGACTTACTTACATAATTTAAAAACTGCAAAAAAGGATGGTGTTGAACCAACTGGAAACGCACAAGGTGCGAGTATTGCACCTATCAACTTGCTGGTTCAGCCCGGTGAGAAAACTTTCGATCAACTTGTTCAAGCGCTCAATGACGGAGTAATAATTATAGAAGTCGAAGGAATGCATTCCGGAGCAAATCCTATATCAGGAAACTTCTCACTCGGAGCAAAAGGTTTTAGGGTTGAAAATGGTAAAATAACTACAGGTATCGAACAAATAACTATTTCCGGAAATTTCTTAGAACTGTTGCAAAAAGTTGAAGATGTTGGGACAGATCTAATAGCATCTATTGGAAACGGCGGTATCGTTGTACCTTCTGTTTTGATTAGTGAGATAGATATAGCAGGGAATGCGTAA
- the mutL gene encoding DNA mismatch repair endonuclease MutL produces MHTSERIRRLNSDIISKIAAGEVVVNPSSVVKELVENSLDATATSIEVQIRNGGKSYIKVSDNGIGMSKEDLILAIERYTTSKISSIEDIYSLYSYGFRGEALASIVEVSRTVITTSDGLSAHRLEAVAGKIVKLTETHRERGTTVEVYDLFFNIPARRKFLSSEKIEARMVTEVFEKFMLIRPDVKFLLKINDEVVYSTNQSNLSERFLLIFPEVREFRSIQQDFTQDVLISGIISSPQFTRKNRTGQLFFVNKRFVMDNLLHLSLERGYGESIAQGEHPYAVVFLDVPPDKIDVNIHPQKLQVKFSDPQIVYNELARTVRENIRKFSSYTMFIEKLDKGSFSESIRSTESENVANVRKTYNSFETEYSADFKNNPNKISSENSFKISETKSLIQPVFFQESDTLPREFITLKNRYILFEENDGITILDFHAAHERIIYEKLKERNFDAVQLLLSINLRLSKSLLQLAQELSKELEEFGFLFGIKTFEDGSGEVEIRQIPSILKVTDAAEVFLEVLEEYRIPFEKPKGLTYVLASKACKAAVKTGDKISQNEIKQLIQEIRNKNLLTCPHGRPIMMKIPFSQLDSYFERI; encoded by the coding sequence ATGCATACGTCAGAACGCATCAGAAGATTGAATAGTGATATTATTTCCAAAATAGCCGCTGGTGAAGTTGTGGTTAATCCTTCTTCCGTTGTTAAGGAGCTTGTGGAAAACAGCCTTGATGCAACAGCTACAAGTATAGAGGTACAGATAAGAAATGGTGGAAAATCTTATATAAAGGTCTCGGATAACGGGATTGGCATGTCGAAGGAAGATTTGATCTTGGCAATAGAACGTTACACAACGAGTAAGATATCCTCAATAGAGGATATTTATAGTCTTTATTCTTACGGATTCAGAGGAGAGGCCTTGGCTTCTATTGTCGAAGTCTCCAGAACCGTAATTACGACATCAGATGGTTTAAGTGCACACAGATTGGAAGCTGTAGCAGGAAAGATTGTTAAGTTAACGGAGACTCATCGTGAAAGAGGTACAACAGTTGAAGTTTACGATTTATTTTTTAATATTCCTGCTCGCAGGAAATTTTTATCCTCAGAGAAGATAGAGGCAAGGATGGTAACAGAAGTGTTTGAAAAATTCATGTTGATAAGACCAGATGTGAAATTTTTGTTGAAAATAAACGACGAAGTTGTATATAGCACAAACCAAAGCAACTTATCCGAAAGATTTTTGCTGATATTTCCAGAAGTAAGGGAATTTAGATCAATTCAACAAGATTTTACTCAGGATGTGCTGATCTCAGGTATTATTTCTTCACCGCAATTTACAAGAAAAAATAGAACTGGTCAATTATTTTTTGTCAATAAGCGTTTTGTTATGGACAATTTATTACATTTATCACTTGAAAGAGGATATGGAGAATCAATTGCCCAAGGTGAACATCCATACGCAGTCGTCTTTTTGGATGTACCACCAGATAAGATAGACGTTAACATACACCCACAAAAGTTGCAAGTGAAATTTTCTGATCCACAGATCGTTTACAATGAATTGGCAAGAACTGTGCGTGAAAACATAAGAAAGTTTTCTAGCTATACAATGTTTATCGAGAAACTAGACAAAGGCAGCTTTTCCGAGTCTATAAGATCTACAGAAAGTGAAAATGTTGCAAATGTGAGAAAAACGTATAATTCATTCGAAACTGAATACAGTGCAGATTTTAAAAACAACCCAAACAAAATTAGCAGTGAAAACTCATTTAAAATTTCGGAAACTAAAAGTCTGATCCAACCTGTCTTTTTCCAAGAATCGGATACTTTACCCAGAGAGTTTATAACACTTAAGAACCGATACATACTTTTCGAGGAAAATGATGGTATAACTATTTTGGATTTTCATGCAGCGCATGAACGGATAATATACGAAAAACTCAAAGAAAGAAATTTTGACGCTGTTCAATTACTTTTAAGTATAAATTTGAGACTTAGTAAGAGTTTACTACAACTTGCGCAAGAACTTTCAAAGGAACTTGAAGAGTTTGGTTTTTTGTTCGGTATTAAAACATTCGAAGATGGGAGTGGCGAAGTTGAAATACGTCAAATTCCTTCTATTTTGAAAGTAACAGATGCAGCTGAAGTTTTCCTTGAAGTTTTAGAAGAATACAGGATTCCTTTTGAAAAACCAAAGGGATTAACTTATGTACTTGCCTCGAAAGCCTGTAAGGCTGCCGTAAAAACTGGTGATAAGATTTCTCAAAATGAGATAAAACAACTCATTCAAGAAATAAGAAACAAAAATTTGCTTACATGTCCACATGGAAGACCAATTATGATGAAAATCCCCTTTTCTCAACTTGATAGTTATTTTGAAAGAATTTGA
- a CDS encoding TldD/PmbA family protein: MFDKSFVEEILYTVLKYGGDFAEVFVEDRYSTNFSLKNGKIELAQTGRMFGIGIRGFLGDKAIYGYTNDLSKENVLLVAKRVGEALGEIKVPEVFFDLRKKEIENKHIVLLKPEQVRKQTKVGYMKKAYEAAKNYSALITQVVVNYWDYDQYVLIANSEGVHVTDNRVRTRLMINAVAMKDGQMESGFYGPGAGMGPEFLERIDVEQAGVRAARIAVRMVDAQPAPAGKMTVVISNEFGGVIFHEAVGHALEASSVARGMSVFAGKLGQKIAAECVSAVDDATIPNAWGSANVDDEGTPTQRNLLIEKGVLKSYLIDKLGSRRMGMPSTGSGRRQDYTFAPTSRMSNTFILPGDYHPEEIIASVEYGLYAKTMGGGSVNPATGEFNFAVNEGYLIENGKITRPVKGATLIGKGYEIIQKIEMVGNDVARGQGMCGSYSGSIPADVGQPTIKVKEIIVGGRNK, translated from the coding sequence ATGTTTGATAAGAGCTTTGTTGAAGAGATTTTATATACTGTGCTGAAATACGGTGGTGATTTTGCAGAAGTTTTTGTAGAAGACAGATATTCAACGAATTTTAGTCTAAAAAATGGCAAGATTGAGTTAGCACAAACTGGAAGAATGTTTGGAATTGGGATAAGAGGATTTCTCGGAGATAAAGCAATTTATGGATATACGAACGATTTGTCAAAAGAAAATGTACTCTTGGTTGCAAAGCGTGTTGGTGAAGCGCTTGGCGAAATAAAGGTCCCGGAAGTATTTTTTGATTTAAGAAAGAAAGAGATTGAAAATAAACACATTGTCTTGTTAAAACCAGAGCAAGTTAGAAAGCAGACCAAAGTTGGGTATATGAAAAAAGCGTATGAAGCAGCAAAAAATTATTCCGCATTGATTACTCAAGTAGTTGTAAATTACTGGGATTACGATCAGTATGTTCTTATAGCAAATTCAGAAGGTGTTCACGTAACGGATAATCGCGTTAGGACAAGGTTGATGATAAATGCAGTTGCTATGAAGGATGGTCAAATGGAATCAGGATTTTATGGACCAGGGGCTGGTATGGGACCAGAATTTTTGGAACGAATAGATGTAGAACAAGCAGGTGTAAGAGCTGCACGCATAGCGGTGAGGATGGTTGATGCTCAGCCAGCACCGGCTGGAAAAATGACAGTTGTTATCTCTAACGAATTTGGTGGAGTTATATTCCATGAAGCTGTGGGACACGCCCTTGAAGCTTCTTCTGTTGCACGTGGAATGTCTGTTTTTGCTGGGAAGCTTGGACAAAAGATTGCTGCAGAATGTGTCAGTGCAGTTGACGATGCCACCATACCAAATGCTTGGGGAAGTGCGAATGTAGACGATGAAGGTACACCAACTCAGAGAAACTTGTTGATAGAAAAAGGTGTTTTAAAAAGCTATTTGATAGATAAACTTGGCTCAAGACGAATGGGAATGCCTTCTACTGGTAGTGGAAGAAGGCAAGATTATACATTTGCACCTACATCAAGAATGAGTAATACGTTTATACTGCCCGGTGATTATCATCCAGAAGAGATAATTGCATCTGTTGAATATGGACTGTATGCCAAAACGATGGGAGGAGGTTCCGTCAATCCAGCAACAGGTGAATTCAATTTTGCTGTAAATGAAGGTTATTTGATAGAAAATGGTAAAATTACCAGACCGGTGAAAGGTGCAACACTCATTGGAAAAGGTTATGAAATTATTCAAAAAATAGAAATGGTAGGAAACGACGTAGCAAGAGGTCAAGGTATGTGTGGATCATACAGCGGCAGCATACCTGCTGATGTTGGACAACCAACCATAAAGGTTAAAGAAATAATTGTTGGGGGGCGAAATAAATGA
- a CDS encoding VanZ family protein, with product MKYKYFTRNPNKFSLFLILTTIFMLWTFLIFYFSSKPPEVSSMQSHFVYRVLKKLDNMIDFSRTQAFQRLETKIKMWWFKTQYVPAEMLIRKTAHFGLYFIFGILSFLLFYVWKRDVAIASLLGVSLPGILAVFDEYNQLFYNRGSSLNDVMIDIYGAFFGVVLSLIVGWAYKLIKKLVEHYKNFH from the coding sequence ATGAAATATAAGTACTTTACCAGAAATCCAAATAAATTCAGTTTGTTTTTGATATTGACAACAATTTTTATGCTCTGGACTTTTTTAATCTTCTATTTTTCATCGAAACCTCCAGAAGTTTCTTCTATGCAATCACACTTTGTATACCGAGTTTTGAAAAAATTGGATAATATGATAGATTTTTCAAGAACACAAGCATTCCAAAGATTAGAGACAAAAATCAAAATGTGGTGGTTTAAAACCCAATATGTACCCGCAGAAATGCTTATAAGAAAGACTGCGCATTTTGGTCTCTATTTCATTTTCGGTATTCTATCTTTTTTGTTATTTTATGTCTGGAAGAGAGATGTAGCTATAGCATCGTTACTTGGAGTTTCTCTGCCTGGCATTTTAGCAGTCTTTGACGAATATAACCAGCTTTTTTACAACAGGGGTTCTTCCTTAAATGATGTTATGATAGACATTTACGGTGCTTTCTTTGGTGTTGTTTTGTCATTAATAGTTGGATGGGCTTATAAATTGATCAAGAAATTGGTGGAGCACTATAAAAACTTTCATTAA